The Sphingosinicella flava genome includes the window CGCCCAAGCCGCCTTGGCCGCCATTGCCGCCGCCGCCGCCGCCGCTATTTTCGATGTTGATGCCGGGGTGGCCGTCCGTGCCGCCGCCGCCCGCATTGCCCGGTGCGCCGCGCGCCGATCCGCCGCCCGGATAGGCTTCCGCCCGGGTTTCGGCGATCCCGCCATTCATGAACACGAACCACGGGGCGCCCGCTATGCCTTCGCCTTTCTGGCCATTGGCGCCGTTCCAGGTCGGAGTGGCATAATCGGTCGCCGTTCCGTTGCCGCTGCCGAGATTCCGGCCCGCGCCGCCCCGGAAGCCCTGCCCGGCGACGCTGATGCCGCCGCCCGAAAAGGTGAGCCGCCGCGCGACGTCCAGCACGACGATGCCGCCCGCGTCGCCATCCCATGGGGACGCCGTCACGGTTCCGCTGATCGTCGCTTCGTCATATTGGGGCACGCGCACGACCTGGAAGCTCCGGCGGTAATCGGTATCGCTGTAAGGGGCGGTGAAGTAGCTGTTGACGAGGCCGTCGCCGGTGGCGCCCTGAATCGTCACCGTGCCGCCGAATTGGCCCATGGCGCTCGTCGCGCGGACGAATTCGTAGCGGCCCGCCTGCCGGATATCGGTATAGCCATTGCCATAGCCGCCAGGCGTGCCGTCGCCATAGCTGTCGTCGTTGCTGGGCGAGAACAATGCATCCTGCATCTGGATGACGAGCAGCAAGTCGCCGGGCTGAATATCCTGCGGCGCGCCGCGCGCGTAGCTCAGCTGAATGGATGTTGCGCCGGCCGAAACCGAAGTGGCGCCCGCGAAATAGGTGTTGACGACGCCGGTGAGCGCGGCCGAGCCTTCCCGGCCCGGAATGGCGCACCAATTCGCAAGGGCGGGCTGAAGGGTGAGGCAGGCGAGCGCGAGGGAGGCAACCGCCCGCCTTATCCAGACCGGCCATGGGCATGAGGCGTGCCGGCCCCGCCCATCCGTTTCATCCCCAGCCCTTTTTTCCGCCATGGCCATGGCGTTAATCCGCGAGCGTGGAAGATCGCTTAACGGCGGCGGGGATTGCCCTTTGGTTTCATGCCGGATCATTGGCCGAGCCCCAGGCCTTGCAGCGTCTGCTGGTCGAATTTCAAGCGCATCGTCACATAGGGTCCGGCGCGGGTATAGCGTTCGTCGCTGAAATCGCGGTCCCAGAAGCCGATGACGTTCCAGCCGACCGACAGCCAGCCGTTTTCGAACGGGCTGAGGCCGATATTGGGGCCCAGGGCATAGCTGTAGGAATCGCCGCTTAGGCCCTGGCGGATGCTGGCGGAAAGGCCGAGATCCACCCTTCCGGTAAGATCGTAGCGGATGTCGCCGCCCAGCACGTTGCTCCAGCCGCCGATATCATCTTCGCCAAAGCTGTCGGAGACGTAACGCGAGCCCCAATAGAGGGAGACTTCGGTGCGATTGAGCCACGAGCCGTCATACTGGCCGTTCGGCGACCAGTTGAGCGAGAGATGGTTGATGACGCGCTGCGAACGGGCGTCGCCCGTCACCGCCAGGCCGCCGCCGAGGGGCCCCGGAATGCCCGCCACGGTGCCCGTCACCTTGTCGTCGCGCAATTCGAGCTTGTCGAGGAACGACCATTCGCTGTCCGCCGGGCGATGCGCCCAGGACATTTGCAGGTTGGCGGTGCTGGTTTCCGCGCCGCCGTCGACCTTCGCGGTGAACCAGTTGAAGGCCGCGCCGACCGCCCGCCCTTCGCCGATCTGGCGGAGGGCGGCGGCGGTGAAGCCGTAGCGGTTTTCGTCCTCGCCGTCGCGATATTCGGCGCGGCCGGTGATGCTCCACAGGGCGGCACGGTAGGTCGCGCCCGCGGTGAGAGCGGTGAAGTCCTCGGTGAGGCCACCCGATCCGATGAAGCCGCCGCTCGCCACCGGTTGCCGCGGGTTCAGCACGTCGGACGGGTCGATGCCAGTGAGCGTCCGGTTGCCGTCGACCGAGAAGTCGACCGACCAATGCTTGTCGAGCACGAAGGATTGCGAGAGGCCGTAGGCGGCGAAGCTGCGCGCGCCATATTCGGCGATGTCCTGGAAATTGCCGGTGACGGCGAAGCGGGCGCCCGCCCATGGCTTCACGTCGAAACCGGCGCGGAAGGTGCGGGCGTCGATCGTCTCGCCGTCGGCGATTTCGTAAGCGCCGACCAGCTGGACCGCCGGCGACAGCGCGTAGCGGGCGCCGAAACGGTGCTGAGCGGGGAAGTCGATGCTGTCATTCTTGCCGCCGATCGGCAGCTCGGTCTGGGCGTCGAGTTCGAGCTTGTTGTCGAGGAACCGTTTCGTCGCGCCGAGCTGGAGCAGCTGCGAGGTGGCGGTGCGGCCATCGGCGAGGCGGTCGTCGGCGAAGACGATGCCTGCGCGGCCCGCCAGGTCGTTGCGGCGATATTCGAGGAGGGCGCGGCCCGCGATGCGGCGCGCGTTGCTGCTGAGGTAATCCTCGTGCCAGCCGCTCGCCGTCAGCGACAGGCCATCGGCGATCTTGATGCGCGCATCGGCGCCGATCTTGCGGGTGCCGTTTTCCGAAGCATTGAGCTGGCCCACGCCAAAGCCGCCTTCCTGCTCGCGCGCATAAGCGAGAAGGTCGATATTGGCGCCGTGATGTTCCGCCTCGACCAGCCAGGCCGTCGCGGTGCCGCCATCGCCCGCATTGTTCTTGCCTTTCGTGTCCGACACGGCGACTTCGGCGCGGATTTCGGTTGCCAAATTGGGACGGTAGCGGATGTCGGCGCCCGCGAGGGTGGTTTCGGCTCGATCGTCCTCGTCGCGGATCGCGGTCGCGGAGACCTGCAATTTCTGGTCGGCGGTGCGGATGCTGACGCGGCCGCCGGCATTGATCTCGCGCTTCGCAACGCCGTCCACTTCGTAATCGGCGACGATGAATTGCGGGTCGAGATCCGACGTGCGGCTGAGGATCGGCTCGCGGAAACGGAGCGTTCCCGCTGCATAATCGATGTCGTAATCGATATGGCGGGTGAGGAGCCGGGTCGACACGATGCGGTCGGAGCGGAGCCGGTCGCGCACTTCCAGGATGATCCGTTCGCTGTTCGGCAGGATGTCCCGTGCGCCGAGCGCATAAGGACCGGACAGGCCGTTGCCCTGGATTTCGTCGCGGCGGTGGCGTGTCGGCGTGTCGGCGGCGAAGGCGGTCGCCGAGACCCTTTCGGAGCGATATTCCGTCTTCACGCCGTTCAGCGAACGGACGTAGCGGGCGAGTTCGGGCTCGTCGATGCCGGTCTCGTAATCGCCGAACAGGGCGTAGAATTGCGGGCGCTCCAGCTTCAGATAGAGTTTGCGGACCGACGCGGCGTCGTAGCGGCGCTCGGAACGGTCGGCGTAGACGGTGTAATAGGCCGTGGGATCAATGATCCCGCCGAAACGCGTCTCGTCTTCCTTCTTGTCGCTGTCATAGGCCAGCGTCATCAACCATTTGCCGCTGATCTTGCCCTTGGCGTAGAGCGCCAGGCGGCCATCGGTCAGGACGTCATTGTCCTCGCCGTCGCCTAGATCCTCCATGCGGCCCTGCAATTTATTGAAGCCGACCGTTCCGGCGGCGAGGCCGACGACGGTCCAGGGACGGTCGCCGGGTGACAGCCAGATTTCCAGCCGCTGTTCGCGAACCGCGTCGTCGTCGCGGAAGTTGAGGCGGAGGCCGAAGCTGCCGGACGCGGTGGTCGGTTCCAACTCGATATAGGCGATGCCTTCGTCGCCGACGACGCGCCACACCGGCTGGCCGCGTTCCAGGCCCGCGAGCTGGCGCGCCTGCTGGGCGTCGGCCTCGACGGCGGGATAATAAGGCGCCGGAACCTCGAAATCGCCGACCAAGCCGTTATGGACCGGGCGGCCGTCACGATCGGTGAGGCGCAGGGCGATGACCGGCCGTGTGACGCCGTCCGCGACCAGCACGGACTTTTCGCGAACGAGCTCCGCATTCATCGGGCTCGCCGCGAAATGCACCTTGCGTTCGAGCGTTTCGACCAGCGTGCCGCCCGCATCGCGCACTTCGGCGGTCAGCGTGGTGGTGAAGCCCTTGGTCTCGATTGGAATGCCGCGCCACAGGCTGACGGCGACGCTGCCATCGGCGCTGGTGCGCGTGCCGTCGAAGGCGATCTTGTCCACCGGCTTGCCGTTGTTGAAGAGGGCGACGGTATGACCCGCACCGTGCTTGATCGCCACGCGGACGACGGGCGCGCGGGGATTGTGCTCGGGCTCCGGGAAGAGCCATTCAACGCCTGGCTTCTGCCCTGTCAGCCAGTCGCGCTCGGCGCCTGCATAAGCGGCGTCGGTCAGCGGAACAGGACGGGCCGGTGCGGCCTTCGCCGCAGCTGCCCGCGCATCGCTCTTTATGGCGCGGAAGTCGACGCGCTTCAGGCTGCCGCCCTGGCCCTCCACGAAACGGGAGAAAGCGCGGCCCGCCGAACGGCTGTTCACGGCGCAATCCACCGCGGCGCGGTCGGCGGGAAGGGTGAGGTCGTCCATCTGGACGACGTGCAGGCCGGGTTCCACGCCCTCGAAATGATAGCGGCCGTCCTCGTCGGTCACGGCATAGCTGCCGTCTTCCAGCATGACGCGGACGCCGGGGATGCCGGGTGCCTTTTCCGGATCGGCCGAGCAATCGGCGTCGATCACCCGGCCGATGATCGACATCCGGTCGGCGATCGTCTCGCGCGTGATGCGAACAATTGCATCGGCCACGTTGCTGGCGGCGCCGAGCGCATCCACGGCGCTGGCGCGGTTCACGGCCTGGCCCGGCCGCGCGTCGGGCCGGACTTCCAGGGCGTAGGTGATGTGGGCGGAGGCGCCACCCGGGATCGGCGGAACCTTGACGGTAAGGGTTCGGCCGTCCGCAGACACGCCAGCATCGGCCTTTTGCCCGTCCAGCCGCAAAGTATTCAACCGCAACCGCATCTCAGGTGGGATGAGATCGGTTACGGTGATTTCGGCTGTCCGACGGGTCTGATCCGGGTTGCGGATCGTGACCTGATACTGAACGAGATCGCCCGCCTCCGCCACGGCTTTCGACGCGACTTTGGTAAGGGCCATCTGCGCCCCCGGCCGATCGAGCGGAATATCCACTCGAACGGGTGCGGGATTGTCGAGAATGATGATGCCGCCATAGGAGCCGCCGACGATGTCGAACGGCTGTCCATCGGGGCGGATGAGATGCGCCATGTCCTCCGGCGTGCGCTGGGACGGCGCGGTGTAAGGAGAGGGGGGCGTGAAGACGAGGCGGTAGCGTCCCTGCCGCATCAGCGGGAAGCGATATTCGCCCTCGGGAAACTGGTAGACCTGTCCGCCGGAGTCGGTGACGGTCTGCCCGGTCACGACGGTCGAGGGATAGCGGGATACGCCGTCGTCGCCGAACACGTCGGCGGGCGCGCCGGTGTCGGCATCGACGATCGAGATCGTCACGCCGTCGACCGCCGCGCCGTCGCCGCTGTCGAAGGCAATGCCATAAGGGTCGATCAGCACGTTAAGCTGAGTATCGGCAAAGGGCGGCTCGCCCGCCTCGGTCGCGGCGTCGACCGGCGTTTGAGTGCCGGGATCGAGCGAGAGGCGGCAATCGCCATGGACGGGGGCCGGCGGGGTGGCCCGCGTGGCGATGCCGCCCATGAAAATAGCGCTGTTGTTCGCGGTTTCGACGAGCGTCACCTCTTCGCGATCCCCGCCGATGTCGATAGTGATCATCACCTGATCGATCGCATTGGGATCCTGATTGGCGTCCGGCCGCTCGACGCCAAGGATCAGGGGCTCGCCTGGCCGGATCGCTGACGTCTCCATGACAGGCGCGGCATCGATCGGCACGCCGGAGCGGACGCCTTCGAAAGCGAAAGGAATTTCGCCGCCGCTGCCTTGGCAGCTCGCGCCCTGGAGCGACGGCCTCTCATTCGCATTGCCGGTGCCGCTGAGGCGATAGGTCTTGAGATTATGCTGAGGCTCCGGGACGATGACGGTGAGGTCGACCCGGTTGGACAGCTGACGCGCGACTCCCTGTCCCGTGTCCCACTCCAAGGCGGCGACATTGGTGACGATGCGCGAATAGCTACCCGACGTGTCGGCATGAACCGGCACGATGGCTGCCAGAGGCACTAGGAGGGCGAATATCGCCCCGAAAAGATGGGACGATCGCCGCATGGCCAGAGCTGATCCAGGGAAGTGCAAGGGCATCCCCGGCCGCTTCTTCCGCTTAATTTACCGTAACGCGGAAGAGGACGTTGCGCGCATCGTCCCCGGGCACACTGGCGATCGTCGCGGTGACGGTGCCGTTGTCGAACGACCCGTCCTCCGTCCCGGCGCTGCAATCGGTGCCGTTGCTGACCGTGCCGTTGGCCTTCACGCCGAAGCTCGGCAGGTAGGCGGTTTGCGCGGGCAGAATGTCGGTGATCACGATATCGGTGGCCGTTGTGCCGCCGGCGGCATTGGCAACGATGATGCAATATTCGACGACGGCGCCCGGTATCATCTTCGGGTTCGTGGTGCTGTTCACCGGATCGCTGATGACCTTGCTGGTCTTGGTGACGGTCAGCGCCGCTGCGCCGACGGTGAAATCGTCGCCCGCATAATGCGCGCCGTCGCCGGCAGTGTTGCCGTCCGCATTGGTATCGGCAAAGACCGTGTCGACGCCGCCGGTGTTCGCGCCCGCCGTTTGCGTGACGGCTGCGCCCATGCTGTTTGCCGCGCCCGCTTCGTGGGCCGTAGCGGTGAGGCGGACGCCCGCGACATCGCCATTGACGCGGCCAAGAGCCGTGTCGCCGACCACGAAGATGCGCCTGCTGGCGTCGGCGGCGATTTCATCCAGATAGCTGACGATCTGGTCGGTGCCGATGTCGAGCGTGCCGTTATTGTTGGTGTCGACGAAGATGCGCAGGTTCGACACGTCGTAAGTGTCGGTCCCGCCATGCGCCGCCGTCCCGCCCGACAGCTGCGTCGCCGCGAGCTGCAGATCGAGCGGGGCATTGGAGGTGTTGGTGACGGTGAAGGTCGTATAGGCATCCGTCTCGCCAGGTGTGACCGTGGTCGTGGCCGAACCGACTTCCGTCACCGTCAGGTTGACCTTGCGGTCGACCGTGAAGGTGTTGGTCGCGGTGACCGTATTCTGGTCGACATTCTGAACCTTGTAATTGAGGGTCACCGTGTTGGTCACGATCGTGCCCGCGCTGGTCCCTTCGGCGTAAGCCGGCGCGGCCGCGAACGCCATTATTGCCGATAAACCGGCGGCGCCCAAAAGCTGTGCTGTACGTGTCATTCGTTCTTCCCGTCAGTTGACTATACTTTTGGTGCCATTCCCCACCCGCAGGCACCAACGCGGGATTAACGATACGTCTTGCTACTTCACCGTGCCCCGAAAGGTCAGCTTGCCCTCCGCGCCCACCGGAATGGGTTGCGGAAAAGTCCAGCGGACATGAGTGACGTCGGCCGCCTGCGCCGCGCGCCGCTGGCCGTCCGTCCCGGCCACCGTCAGCGATGCAAGCGTCCCCCAATTCGTGCCGCCGTCAACCGACACGACCGATCCGTCCGCTTCGCCGCCAGCATAGGAGACGGCGCCCGGAACGGGATTGGTGATGACGAAGTCCTGAGCGGGCGCCGTCCCCACATTCTTGTAATTGAGCGTGAAGACCAGCTTCTCGCCCGGCGTCACGACCTTCGGCTCTTCGAGGACGATCTTGTCCTGTCCCTTGTCGTCCTTGACGACGCGCTCGACCTGCACCTTGCTGGTGAGCTGGACATTTTCAGCCCAAGCGGCAGTGCCGGCGAGGGAGAAGGCAAGGAAAGCCAACAGATACTTCATGACTTTATCCTCAGTCGACCTCCACATCGAAGGTGACTTCATGCGTCGTGCCTGCGGCAACGGTGCCGAGCGAAACGAGCACCGTCCGCGTCCCGCTGGTATAGGAACCGGTATCGTCGCCGGTCGCGTCGGTCAGCGCCGCGCCGTCGAGCGTGATCGACCCCGCTTCGTAAGTCGTTCCGGCCGGGACGATGTCGGAAACGCGAAGGTTCGCGAGCGAGCCGGAGCCCGATACCGTCGTGCTCAACCTATAGGTGATGATCGAACCCGGAACGAGGGTCGCTCCGCCGAACGGATCGACGACGGTTGCAGACTTGGTGATCGCGACGGTCGCCTGGCTGACCGCGTAAGTGCCCTCGTCGGTCGCCGTGGCGCTCGTCGCGCCGACAATTGCGTCGCCCCCGCCCTGGCCCTGTCCGGCGAAGGTGGTGCCGGGCGTGCCCGAACCGGTATTGGCGGTCGCGGTCAGCTCGACGATGCCCTCGTCGCCATTGGCGGCGCCGGCTGGAATGGTCGCCAGGACGAACACCCGGATGGAACCGTCGGCGGCGAGCACCGGATCGTTCGAACCGGCGACATAGACCGTGTCGACGCCGGAATCGTAGACACCGTTATTGTTGGTATCGAGGACGATGGACGTGACCGTCGGATTGAAATCGTCGCCGCCGACAGTGCCGCTGGCTGACAATCTGAAGGCTTCGCTGCCATTGCCCGAATTGGTGACGGTGAACCGCAGCACCCGGTTCGTCGCCCCGGGCGTGACCTGCACATTGCCGGTATCGGCGGACGCGACCGTGACGTTCAAAAGTTCGTCGACGCGGAGGGAGACGGTGTTCGAATCGACCGTCGTGGCGCCATTCCCGGTGTCGTACGTCGCCGTGGCCTTATTGTCGATCTGCGTGCCCGCGGCGGTGCCTTGCGCGAAAGAGGGCGCGGCATGGAGGCCGGAGAGAAAGGTTCCGGCGGCCAGAATGTGCTTAATGCGGAATAGCGCGACGCCTGCCGCATACCGGCAATTCATGTTCTGCATTACTTCGGCCCCCCACGAGCCGTTTCATTGATGTTCAGGATCGATTATGATGGAAAGATGGTTAAAATCAACTTCATTTCAGGAAATGAATAAACTCATATGGTTAATGTCCGTATAGGAGACACTGCTTGCAGTGCGCGAAAACTTAAGGAAGCAGGGGAACCAATTTGAGCAATGAGAAGGGGAGCAAAGCCGCCCAGGATGCCGTAGCGGAAAGCACGGCTGCCGCCTTTCATCGCGACCGTCTGCTGGCCGCCTTGACCTTGATTGCCGGCGTGGGCCTTATCATCGCCATCCCGTTCGCCTTACGGGCGGGCGCCGAATTCTTTCTGCCGGTGACAGCAGCTCTCGTCATCGCCATCGCGCTGGTTCCAATCCTTGAATGGCTGGAGCGGCGGGCGATGCCATCGGCATTGGCGGCTCTGCTGTGCGTCCTCCTCCTCATCGGCATCGCGAATATCGTCGTCGCGGCCATCGTCCTCCCCGCGACCGAATGGGTGCGCCTGCTTCCCGAACGGATCGGGCGGATCCAGCAGACGCTCGCCCCGCTGCTCGACGTCTATGCCAGCCTGGAACGATTCATCGACGATATCGTCCAGCAATTCGGCCGGGGCAGCTCGGGCCGGATGCAGACCGTCGCGGTGGAAACGCCCAACTCCTTCCTGGACCTTATCGCCACTTCCGCGCCTTTCGCGATCATTCAGATGTTCTTCGCATTATTGGTGATTTTCTTTTTCCTGGCCGGATGGACGCGCATGCGGAAGCGCACGATCACCACCCGCACCAGCTTCGGCGGGGCGATGACGACGGCGCGCGTCATCCAGCAAGTGGTGGATTCGACATCCGCCTATATCGGCACAATCACCATGGTGAATATCGCGATGGGCCTGGTCGTGGCGCTGGTCTTGTGGCTCCTCGACATGCCGACCCCGCTCATGTGGGGCGGGATCATCGCGGTCCTCAACTATATTCCCTATCTCGGCCCCATTGCTTCGGCCGCGCTGCTGGCGCTGGGCGGGCTGATGACCTTCGCGGATCCTTTTTACGCGATGCTTCCCGCGTTGAGCTTCGCGCTCATCCATCTTGTCGAGGCCAATCTCATCACCCCTTCCGTCGTGGGACGGCGCCTGACCATCAATCCGCTCCTCATCCTCATCGCCTTGAGCTTTTGGGCCTGGGTGTGGGGAACGACCGGCGCGCTGCTCGCGGTGCCGCTCCTCATCATCATGAAGACGATCCTCGACGCGGCGGGCAAGCCCGACATTGCGGGCTTCCTGTTCGAGGAGGGAACGCTGACCGCGGCCGTGGACGATAATCTGCAGCAAAATTGAAAACTGCGCTTTTGGGTTGTTGACAGCCTTTGGTCCGCCCCTTAGTGCGCCCTCCACCACATACCCACGCGGGTGTAGCTCAGTTGGTTAGAGCGCCGGCCTGTCACGCCGGAGGTCGCGGGTTCGAGCCCCGTCACTCGCGCCATTTTCTCCTTGAAATCAGAAACCTGCCTGCAACATCCGCAGCGATCGCGGCGCTGGCCTCATGTCTTGGGAAGGCGCCAGCGGCCCGTTTCCATCCACAGCAGCAGCGGTTTCAGCGGCAGGATCCAAACGATCCCGGCGATCAGATAATAGATGATGAAGACAACGTCCGGCGCGCCTTGGAGCCATTCCGCGACGCTTGCGACGATGAAGGCCCAGACGGCGATCAGCAGCAGGATCAGGCCGACGCCTGCGGGTTTGCGCCAGGAAGGATTCATCGGCAGTCGATCCATTCTGTCGGGGTGGCGATAGCGTCCAGGGGAATATCCCACGGATCGGGGTCGAGCACTGCCTCGCTAATCTGTATGTCCCAAGCGATGCCGATCGTGCGGACGGAGCCGCCGTCCCGCAAGTGGGACAAGGCGCGGTCGTAATGGCCCTTGCCGTGCCCGATGCGAGTGCCGCGCCGGTCGGCGAACACGAGCGGGACGAGGACGATGTCGGGCGCGAGCGCCGCCGCCTCGGCGGCAGGCTGCAGGACGCCCCACGGCCCGGCCTCGGTTGCGGGAGCCTCCCGGAACATCATGCGTGCGTCCCGATCAAGGAACCAGGGGAGGGCCGCGCGCTGGCCATGGCCGAGGCCGTCCAGAACGGAGTAGGGGCTGATCTCATCCCGCATCGGATGATAGCCCGCAACGATACCGGCGCCGAACAAATGAGGGGCCACGATTTGCGCGAGCTGCGTCTCCAGCGCATTGCGCGTGGCGGGCCATAGCGCCGAGGCATAGCCGTGCCGCTTCAGGAGCGCGTCGTTTCTGATCTCATTCTTTGACAAGGTGACGGGACCGCCATGGCCGTTTGCTGGAATATCCTCTGACGCCTTAACGTCAGGTGGGGGCCATGTACGTCGGGCCAGGGCCCGGGCAGGGACAGCCCCCGAGGATGTTTTTATCGCCTCAGGGATGTTCTCGAAAGCTCGTACCGGGCAGAACCCGTCACGCTCAATCTAGGATGTCGCGGTCTTATCCTCAAGCCTGTCGGCGAGACTTTCCATCCGGACCGCCAGTCGTTCCAACGCTTCGGCGATCGCAGGATCGGGCGCGGCCGGGGGTGGAGGCGGCGGGGCGGGCGGCATTCGCCCGGCGCGCAGCTCCTTGATCTCGTCGGCAAGGAGGAGGGAGGCGAACAGCAATTGCCTTGCCTCGGGCAAAGAGCCCAGGGCCGATCCGGCTTCCTTCGCCTTCTGGTCGACGAGCGCGCCGACCATGCGGATATGCTCTTCCTCGCCGTCGCGGCAGGCGATCTGATATTTGCGGGTCGCGACCTGAATTTCGACGCTCGCCATGGCTTCAGACATCCTGCCCGGCGAGCAGCCGGTCGATCTGCCCAACCGCCTGCTCGACCCGGCCGCGCAGGGTCTGGTGCGCGGCGCGAAGGCGGGTCAGTTCCTCATTGTCATAAGACGGCGCTGGGGTGCGCGCCGAAGCCTGTTCGATCCGGGCGAGGGCTTTTTCGATCCTGCTAAGAGCAGCCGACGTGCGTTCGTCTTGCATGGTTAGCGAGATAGCATGCGCAACCGCCGCTGCAAGAGCCTCTGACTCCCTCCCCCTTGATGGGGGAGGGCTGGGGTGGGGGTGATGTTTCCGGAAGGATTGCGCTCTACGTCGTAGATCACCCCCACCCAGCCTCCCCCATCAAGGGGGAGGGGATTTGCAGCGCCGCGCAAGGTTGACGCCCGCGCGCTCGCGCTTAAAGGAACGCGGAAGCGCGTAACGAGTCTCCCATCGCCCGTCCGGGCCAAGCCCAAGGAAGCCGAATGTCCGCCGAACCGAGATTGCTGGCCAATGCCATTCGCGCGCTCGCCATGGACGCGGTGGAGGCCGCCAATTCGGGCCATCCCGGCATGCCGATGGGGATGGCGGACGTCGCGACGATCCTGTTCACCGAATATCTGAAATACGATCCCGCCGATCCCAAATGGCACGACCGCGACCGCTTCGTGCTGTCGGCGGGCCATGGATCGATGCTGATCTACGCGCTTCTCCATCTCACCGGCTATGAACGGCCAACGATGGAGGATATCCGCAATTTCCGTCAGCTGGGCAGCCCTTGCGCCGGACACCCCGAGAATTTCCTGCTCGACGGGGTCGAGGCGACGACCGGCCCGCTCGGCCAGGGCTTCGCCATGGCGGTCGGCATGGCGATCGCGGAGCGGCACCTGAACGCGGTGTTCGGCGGCGATCTTGTCGATCACCACACCTGGGTCATCGCGGGCGACGGCTGCCTGATGGAGGGCATCAACCACGAAGCCGTGGGCCTTGCCGGGCATTTGAAGCTCGGCCGTCTCAACGTGCTGTGGGACGACAACCGCATCACCATCGACGGATCGACCGATCTGTCTACTTCGGAAGACATCCTCGCCCGTTATGCGGCGAGCGGCTGGCATACGGTGGCGTGCGACGGTCATGATTATGACAGCATCCGCAAAGCCCTCGACGAAGCGAAGGCCGATCCGCGCCCATCGCTCGTCGCCTGCCGGACGATCATCGGTTATGGCGCGCCCAACAAGCAAGGCACGTCCGCGACACACGGCGCGGCGCTCGGCAAGGATGAAGTCGCCGCCGCCCGTCAGCACCTCGTGTGGGACAGCGAGCCATTCGATCTTCCGCAGCCGATTATCGACGGCTGGCGGGAAGCGGGCCGCCGCGGCCAGAAGGCGCACCAGGATTGGCGCGTACG containing:
- a CDS encoding cell division protein ZapA, giving the protein MASVEIQVATRKYQIACRDGEEEHIRMVGALVDQKAKEAGSALGSLPEARQLLFASLLLADEIKELRAGRMPPAPPPPPPAAPDPAIAEALERLAVRMESLADRLEDKTATS